The following are encoded in a window of Natranaeroarchaeum aerophilus genomic DNA:
- a CDS encoding ATP-binding protein, producing the protein MIESLSLLLTQLPLFELYLAAFTAAALTCFVSIRRARRIADRDTRRSLVALLATSGLWAAFHVGYLAGPTASIQYGFYMLGLIVGLATVGPWLYFCSAYTGRALHHNRTYQKIAVAIYLAIVAVKLTNPVHELYFAATVTTDPFSHLMIQHGVIHWLSMGLAYSLAVVGIFMLFELFAQVDYDTRPFVVLVGLTALPVAFDIAGFVYPQLVDLTYSALGVALFAVGVLYIYMDRFETIQLAGRYDDPVVVIGDDLEIRDYNRSAETLFPELGAALGENLKQELPDLAASITSETVIERQQDGETRYYQPKTNPFSASQAKLGQLIIFNDITEQERYRKQLEAQNDRLESFTGMVSHDLRNPLNVAQGNSQIISELFEAANNEDGSYEPLGTETLATVDDASSALTVTLARMERLIDDLLVLAREGQSIEETEPVPLKTVADDGWQMVDQRDATLVVEENPTITADPDRLQQLLENLFRNAIEHGGTDVTIRVGALADDTGVYIEDDGPGVPEEIRDEVFESGVTTNRDGTGFGLAIVSKIATAHGWTIDCTESESGGARFEITVEPTE; encoded by the coding sequence ATGATTGAGTCTCTTTCTTTGCTTCTGACCCAGTTACCTCTGTTTGAGCTATATCTGGCTGCATTCACAGCAGCGGCGCTCACCTGTTTTGTCAGTATTCGTCGCGCTCGCCGGATTGCCGACCGGGACACCCGCCGCAGTCTTGTTGCCCTGCTGGCGACGAGCGGGCTGTGGGCGGCGTTCCACGTGGGGTATCTCGCCGGACCGACAGCCAGCATTCAGTATGGGTTCTACATGCTGGGACTGATCGTCGGGCTCGCAACAGTGGGCCCGTGGCTCTACTTCTGTTCGGCCTACACGGGGCGGGCACTCCACCACAACCGAACGTATCAGAAAATCGCCGTTGCTATCTATCTCGCTATCGTCGCGGTGAAACTCACGAACCCGGTCCATGAACTGTATTTCGCCGCGACGGTGACAACCGACCCGTTTTCGCATCTGATGATCCAGCACGGCGTGATCCACTGGCTGTCGATGGGGCTGGCCTATTCGCTTGCTGTCGTCGGGATCTTCATGCTGTTTGAGCTGTTTGCACAGGTGGATTACGACACCAGACCGTTTGTCGTCCTTGTCGGACTGACCGCACTGCCAGTTGCGTTCGATATTGCTGGCTTCGTGTATCCGCAGCTGGTGGATCTAACCTACTCGGCACTCGGTGTCGCGCTCTTTGCGGTCGGCGTACTGTACATTTACATGGACCGCTTCGAGACGATCCAGCTGGCCGGGCGGTACGACGATCCGGTGGTTGTAATCGGTGATGACCTCGAAATCCGAGATTACAATCGGAGCGCCGAAACACTGTTCCCGGAGTTGGGGGCCGCTCTTGGTGAGAACCTGAAGCAAGAACTCCCGGATCTGGCAGCCAGCATCACGAGCGAGACGGTGATCGAACGACAACAGGATGGCGAGACCAGATACTATCAGCCAAAAACCAACCCATTCAGTGCGAGTCAGGCCAAGCTCGGCCAGTTGATAATCTTCAACGACATCACCGAACAGGAGCGGTATCGGAAGCAGCTCGAAGCACAGAACGATCGTCTCGAATCGTTCACGGGGATGGTCTCTCACGACCTCCGGAACCCGTTAAACGTCGCCCAGGGAAACAGCCAGATCATCAGTGAGCTGTTCGAGGCTGCAAACAACGAGGACGGCAGCTACGAGCCACTTGGCACCGAGACGCTGGCAACCGTCGATGACGCTTCCAGTGCCCTCACCGTGACGCTGGCGCGGATGGAGCGACTGATCGACGATCTGCTGGTACTGGCTCGCGAAGGACAATCGATCGAGGAGACCGAGCCGGTGCCGCTAAAGACTGTCGCTGACGACGGCTGGCAGATGGTTGACCAGCGTGACGCGACGCTCGTGGTCGAGGAGAATCCGACGATTACTGCCGACCCTGACCGCCTGCAACAGCTCCTGGAGAACCTGTTTCGGAACGCCATCGAACACGGCGGAACGGATGTAACGATCCGGGTCGGTGCGCTGGCGGACGACACCGGCGTGTATATCGAGGATGACGGCCCCGGAGTCCCCGAGGAGATCAGAGATGAGGTCTTCGAGTCAGGGGTGACTACCAATCGTGATGGAACCGGCTTTGGGCTCGCAATCGTCAGCAAAATCGCCACGGCTCACGGCTGGACGATCGACTGTACCGAAAGCGAATCCGGCGGAGCACGATTCGAGATCACCGTCGAGCCGACCGAGTGA
- the truA gene encoding tRNA pseudouridine(38-40) synthase TruA, which produces MRAYRIAYDGRGYYGFQRQPDVPTVEDAIFDALRALDVFAGEKPSGYAAAGRTDAGVSALAQTVAFEAPDWLSPAALNSELPADVRAWASADVPDGFHATHHATERRYTYHLHAPEADAALAREALERLSGRHDFHNLTPDDDGTVRRLDTALTRDDPFFVLTVSAGGFARQLVRRLVSLVAAVARGERPLADVERVLAEEPLDGPRGVAPAPAQPLVLAAVTYGPSDALAAGIDFDVDTEAAESARQVFEATRVEQVTSGRVAAQLLAGVDAAIDD; this is translated from the coding sequence ATGCGCGCATATCGGATCGCCTACGACGGGCGAGGCTACTACGGCTTTCAACGTCAGCCCGACGTCCCGACCGTCGAGGACGCCATCTTCGACGCCCTGCGTGCGCTCGACGTCTTCGCCGGCGAGAAACCGTCGGGCTACGCGGCCGCGGGCCGCACCGACGCGGGCGTCTCCGCGCTCGCCCAGACCGTCGCCTTCGAGGCTCCCGACTGGCTTTCGCCCGCCGCGCTGAACAGCGAACTGCCCGCGGACGTCCGGGCGTGGGCGAGCGCCGACGTTCCGGACGGATTCCACGCGACCCACCACGCGACCGAGCGCCGGTACACGTACCACCTGCACGCGCCCGAGGCGGACGCCGCGCTGGCGCGTGAGGCCCTCGAACGGCTCTCGGGACGGCACGACTTCCACAACCTGACACCCGACGACGATGGAACGGTACGGCGGCTCGATACGGCGCTCACCCGTGACGACCCGTTCTTTGTCCTGACGGTTTCAGCGGGCGGGTTCGCCCGCCAGCTCGTCCGACGGCTCGTCTCACTGGTCGCCGCGGTAGCGCGCGGCGAGCGCCCGCTTGCGGACGTCGAGCGCGTGCTTGCCGAGGAGCCGCTGGATGGACCCCGCGGCGTTGCCCCCGCGCCAGCCCAGCCTCTCGTACTCGCGGCGGTGACCTACGGGCCGAGCGATGCGCTGGCGGCTGGCATCGATTTTGACGTCGACACCGAGGCTGCCGAGAGCGCCCGGCAGGTCTTCGAGGCGACGCGCGTCGAGCAGGTCACGTCGGGCCGAGTAGCGGCACAACTCCTCGCAGGTGTCGACGCCGCAATCGACGACTGA
- a CDS encoding amidohydrolase family protein — MKQIEGTILTGRSFEPVRGRVLVEDGRITAVEETSVDSTDIVVPSFVNAHTHLGDSIAKEAAVGLSLTEAVAPPDSLKHRRLAAADRDEHVRAIGRTLRFMERTGTASVLDFREFGIEGARVLREAAADRRIESFIFGSDDPAVLEYADGYGASGANDEDFGDRRRAVAETGKPFAIHAGEPDATDIHPALDLEPDLLVHMVHAEEEHLERVEEQEVPIAVCPRANAVLDVGRAPLSELLAHTTVALGTDNVMLNQPSMFREMAFTAKTFDVSARDVLRMATVAGAEITGRNCGCIEAGREASMVVLDGDSDNLSGTEDPVRAVVRRATELDVTDTIIRGESVD; from the coding sequence GTGAAACAGATCGAGGGAACCATTCTGACGGGACGATCGTTCGAGCCCGTTCGCGGGCGTGTGCTCGTCGAGGACGGCCGGATCACGGCGGTCGAAGAGACGTCCGTCGATTCGACGGATATCGTGGTGCCGTCGTTCGTCAACGCACACACCCACCTCGGGGATTCGATCGCGAAGGAGGCGGCGGTCGGGCTCTCCCTGACCGAGGCGGTCGCGCCGCCCGACAGCCTGAAACACCGGCGACTGGCGGCTGCCGATCGTGACGAACACGTCAGGGCGATCGGCCGGACCCTCCGCTTCATGGAGCGGACGGGGACCGCATCGGTGCTCGATTTCCGGGAGTTCGGCATCGAGGGCGCGCGCGTGTTGCGCGAGGCCGCGGCGGACAGACGGATCGAGTCGTTCATCTTCGGGAGCGACGATCCGGCGGTGCTCGAGTACGCCGACGGCTACGGAGCCAGCGGCGCGAACGACGAGGACTTCGGGGACCGACGACGGGCAGTCGCCGAGACCGGCAAGCCCTTCGCCATTCACGCCGGCGAACCCGACGCGACGGACATCCATCCCGCGCTGGATCTCGAACCGGACCTGCTCGTCCACATGGTCCACGCCGAGGAGGAACACCTCGAACGGGTCGAAGAGCAGGAGGTCCCCATCGCCGTCTGCCCACGGGCCAACGCCGTCCTCGACGTCGGCCGCGCACCGCTGTCGGAACTGCTCGCTCACACGACGGTCGCGCTCGGGACCGACAACGTGATGCTCAACCAGCCGTCGATGTTCCGGGAGATGGCCTTTACCGCGAAGACGTTCGACGTGAGCGCCCGGGACGTGCTCCGGATGGCGACGGTCGCGGGAGCGGAGATCACGGGCCGAAACTGTGGATGCATCGAAGCCGGACGTGAGGCATCGATGGTCGTGCTCGACGGCGATTCTGACAACCTCTCCGGCACTGAGGATCCCGTCCGTGCGGTCGTGCGACGGGCGACCGAGCTGGACGTCACGGACACGATCATCCGCGGCGAGTCAGTCGACTGA
- a CDS encoding 30S ribosomal protein S14 — MTDTAEETADERTGQQKECRATGRTDGLIGKYDIWLCRQSFREMARDMGFRKYD, encoded by the coding sequence ATGACTGACACAGCCGAGGAAACGGCCGACGAGCGCACAGGCCAACAGAAGGAGTGTCGCGCGACAGGTCGCACGGACGGCCTGATCGGCAAGTACGACATCTGGCTCTGTCGGCAGTCATTCCGCGAAATGGCCCGTGATATGGGCTTTCGCAAGTACGACTAG
- a CDS encoding TIGR00725 family protein, with translation MRVSVIGGSAVDNQTYETARRLGALLAERDHTVVCGGLTGVMEAVCRGAREADGETIGILPGERRSAANEYVTTPIATGLGNARNALVALNGDAAIAVDGNMGTLSEIALALDAGLPVSGLDTHDIEGVEMVDSPEAAVEYVESARR, from the coding sequence ATGCGAGTGAGCGTTATCGGCGGGAGCGCGGTCGACAACCAGACGTATGAGACGGCCCGGCGGCTCGGCGCGTTGCTGGCCGAGCGCGACCACACCGTCGTCTGCGGCGGTTTGACCGGCGTGATGGAAGCAGTCTGTCGGGGTGCTCGCGAGGCCGACGGCGAGACGATCGGCATCCTGCCCGGCGAACGCCGCAGTGCCGCAAACGAGTACGTCACGACGCCGATCGCGACCGGGCTCGGGAACGCCCGGAACGCTCTCGTCGCGCTCAACGGGGACGCCGCGATCGCTGTCGACGGCAACATGGGGACGCTCTCGGAGATCGCACTCGCGCTCGATGCGGGCCTGCCGGTCAGCGGGCTGGATACCCACGACATCGAGGGCGTCGAGATGGTCGACTCCCCCGAAGCGGCGGTCGAATACGTGGAATCGGCCCGGCGCTAG
- a CDS encoding NADH:flavin oxidoreductase yields MPRLEDPLTIGDLTLPNRLYRAPLLECAGNGPDAVDRLIADLEPGAAAGAGLLCQGATIVRGEGGCAAPGMTRVHDPDFVAELSALTDRVHDHGTKIAIQLEYGGLRSMETWHTGYRADHPGLSQLAVSRPPWQLRALDRLGVVSYDPDVMTTEQVYELAADFGRSASYAVDAGYDAIHLAGANMGIIQQSLSPFYNRRDDEFGGTLRNRTRFLEVVHDEIRRRAGDVPILTKVPAETAAPRAVRRHLTLEDGVDIAARLDAVGFDAIVPVVTSTFWDMSIVRGEYPERAWDEEGFQDGYAEAFGSRYRARAVALLNRLQARRFDFEPAWNESFCRRVRERVDAPVLAEGGIREREQIDRLLGADGSEPACDAVGMARPFYAEPRLPARLLDAAPDSRVLCESCNNCTVPQATGAPGVCRTPDILRRHGELQKEGAYERGE; encoded by the coding sequence ATGCCGCGACTGGAGGATCCACTGACGATCGGCGACCTGACCCTGCCGAACCGCCTCTATCGCGCGCCGCTGCTCGAATGCGCGGGAAACGGTCCAGACGCCGTCGACCGGCTGATCGCCGACCTCGAACCGGGCGCTGCTGCGGGCGCGGGCCTGCTCTGTCAGGGTGCGACGATCGTCCGCGGGGAGGGCGGCTGTGCTGCCCCGGGGATGACCCGGGTTCACGACCCCGACTTCGTGGCCGAACTCTCCGCGCTCACCGACCGGGTCCACGATCACGGCACGAAGATCGCCATTCAACTCGAATACGGTGGCCTGCGAAGCATGGAGACGTGGCACACTGGCTACCGCGCCGACCACCCCGGGCTCTCACAGCTGGCAGTCTCGCGTCCGCCGTGGCAACTGCGTGCGCTCGACCGGCTCGGCGTCGTCTCTTACGATCCGGACGTGATGACGACCGAGCAGGTGTACGAACTCGCCGCCGACTTCGGCCGCTCGGCGAGCTACGCCGTCGATGCGGGCTACGACGCCATCCACCTCGCAGGCGCAAACATGGGGATCATCCAGCAGTCCCTCTCGCCGTTTTACAACCGACGGGACGACGAGTTCGGCGGCACGCTTCGGAACCGCACACGCTTTCTCGAGGTCGTCCACGACGAGATCCGACGGCGGGCGGGCGACGTGCCGATCCTGACCAAGGTTCCCGCCGAGACCGCCGCCCCACGTGCCGTCCGGCGGCATCTCACGCTGGAGGACGGCGTCGACATCGCGGCGCGGCTCGACGCGGTCGGCTTCGACGCCATCGTCCCCGTCGTCACGTCGACGTTCTGGGACATGAGCATCGTCCGCGGGGAGTACCCCGAGCGCGCGTGGGACGAGGAGGGGTTTCAGGACGGCTACGCCGAGGCGTTCGGGAGCCGGTACCGCGCCCGTGCCGTGGCCCTGCTCAACCGTTTGCAAGCGCGGCGATTCGACTTCGAGCCCGCCTGGAACGAGTCGTTCTGTCGGCGCGTCCGCGAGCGCGTCGATGCGCCGGTTCTCGCCGAAGGCGGCATCCGCGAGCGCGAGCAGATCGATCGGCTGCTCGGCGCGGACGGTTCCGAACCGGCCTGTGACGCGGTCGGAATGGCCCGGCCGTTCTACGCCGAACCGCGGCTTCCCGCGCGACTGCTCGATGCGGCTCCGGACTCGCGCGTGCTCTGTGAGAGCTGTAACAACTGTACGGTGCCGCAGGCGACCGGCGCGCCCGGGGTCTGTCGGACGCCCGACATTCTGCGACGTCACGGCGAGTTACAGAAAGAGGGGGCCTACGAGCGCGGGGAGTAG
- a CDS encoding heme-binding protein: MDRREPPQTDEGWYVLHDLRTIDWDAWTEAAPAERERALDAGVEYLEAAEAVEDADAGASAVFTVLGHEADLMLLHLRPTLADLDTLERQFETTAFARYTEHTGSYVSVTEASGYTGAEAYFDPDEEADPGIKNYIESRLYPSLPDADFVSFYPMDKRRGPDHNWYDLSFEDRAELMSGHGDIGRSYAGKVSQIISGSVGLDDFEWGVTLFADNPTDVKDLLYEMRFDPSSSRYAEFGPFYSGRRFSPAELDAVLAGEPVGVDDAEEAGISDEGAATPADAESEHGNAVSADADDDSARDVPSELDRLGVSLPDEGVGLVVYSDAPTDEVDEEVEGLRGNFEHYDSHLGTEVVGDGEGTAVVSGWETDRAAGIASGFLEELPGVTGYLQGSLDGGGSEFHAVGDGEDHEEAADEAEDTHDRTDEDAESIRDELDDHGIYAGQPHGEDVYALVLYSAADVDELREEVASLSDGFDRYDTHSKTAVYTTEGADPAVVSIWETEDAANTASDYLSDLPEIVRQAGDEAETFGTMGMFYTVKPEHEDDFVEKFDTVGGLLEEMDGHRQTDLYANVEDDCDMFIASRWDSKEDCMAFFRSDAFSDTVDWGRDVLADRPRHVFLA; the protein is encoded by the coding sequence ATGGACCGACGCGAACCGCCACAGACCGACGAGGGCTGGTACGTGCTACACGACCTGCGAACGATCGACTGGGACGCCTGGACCGAGGCCGCACCGGCCGAGCGCGAGCGCGCGCTCGATGCTGGCGTCGAATACCTCGAAGCCGCCGAGGCTGTCGAAGACGCCGATGCGGGGGCATCAGCGGTGTTCACCGTCCTCGGCCACGAGGCCGATCTCATGCTGTTGCACCTGCGCCCGACGCTCGCGGATCTGGACACACTGGAACGCCAGTTCGAGACGACCGCCTTCGCGCGCTATACCGAGCACACCGGCTCGTACGTCTCCGTCACCGAGGCGTCGGGCTACACCGGCGCAGAGGCGTACTTCGACCCCGACGAGGAGGCCGATCCCGGCATCAAAAACTACATCGAGTCACGGCTGTATCCGAGCCTGCCCGATGCCGACTTCGTCAGCTTCTACCCGATGGACAAACGCCGCGGGCCGGATCACAACTGGTACGATCTGTCCTTCGAGGACCGTGCCGAGTTGATGTCAGGCCACGGCGACATCGGGCGAAGCTACGCGGGCAAGGTGAGCCAGATCATCTCCGGGAGCGTCGGCCTCGACGACTTCGAGTGGGGCGTCACGCTCTTTGCCGACAACCCGACCGACGTCAAGGATCTGCTCTACGAGATGCGCTTTGACCCCTCCTCCTCGCGATACGCGGAGTTCGGTCCCTTTTATTCGGGACGCCGCTTCAGCCCGGCCGAACTGGACGCCGTGCTGGCCGGGGAGCCGGTCGGCGTCGACGATGCGGAGGAAGCGGGAATCAGCGACGAGGGGGCGGCGACGCCGGCGGATGCGGAGTCAGAGCACGGGAACGCGGTCTCAGCGGATGCGGACGACGACAGCGCCCGCGACGTGCCGAGCGAACTCGATCGGCTCGGCGTCTCGCTGCCCGACGAGGGCGTCGGACTGGTCGTCTACTCCGACGCCCCCACCGACGAGGTCGACGAGGAGGTCGAGGGGCTGCGCGGAAACTTCGAGCACTACGACTCCCATCTCGGCACCGAGGTCGTCGGCGACGGGGAGGGCACCGCCGTCGTCAGCGGCTGGGAGACCGACCGCGCCGCGGGCATCGCCAGCGGCTTCCTCGAAGAGCTGCCGGGCGTCACCGGCTACCTGCAGGGCAGCCTCGACGGCGGGGGAAGCGAGTTCCACGCGGTCGGCGACGGCGAGGACCACGAGGAGGCGGCCGACGAAGCGGAGGATACTCACGACCGGACCGACGAGGACGCCGAGAGCATCCGCGACGAACTCGACGACCACGGCATCTACGCGGGCCAGCCCCACGGCGAGGACGTCTACGCGCTCGTGCTGTATTCGGCGGCAGACGTCGACGAGCTCCGCGAAGAGGTCGCGAGCCTGAGCGACGGCTTCGACCGCTACGACACCCACAGCAAGACGGCGGTGTACACGACCGAGGGCGCAGATCCTGCGGTCGTCAGCATCTGGGAGACCGAGGACGCCGCCAACACCGCGAGTGACTACCTCTCGGACCTGCCCGAGATCGTCCGACAGGCTGGCGACGAGGCCGAGACCTTCGGCACGATGGGGATGTTCTACACCGTCAAGCCCGAACACGAGGACGACTTCGTCGAAAAGTTCGACACCGTCGGCGGCCTCCTCGAAGAGATGGACGGTCACCGCCAGACCGACCTCTACGCGAACGTCGAGGACGACTGCGATATGTTCATCGCGAGCCGCTGGGACTCGAAAGAGGACTGCATGGCCTTTTTCCGGAGCGACGCCTTCAGCGACACGGTCGACTGGGGGCGGGACGTGCTCGCCGACCGGCCGCGGCACGTCTTTCTGGCCTGA